One window of Papaver somniferum cultivar HN1 chromosome 9, ASM357369v1, whole genome shotgun sequence genomic DNA carries:
- the LOC113314355 gene encoding probable leucine-rich repeat receptor-like protein kinase At5g49770 produces the protein MAAIQLLIFLLFCSTPELLVHSITDGSDVAVLQSLKNNWENSPPNWNSDDPCGTQWDGVGCTGSRVTSLGLSSMNLKGRLSGDIGGLSELRSLDLSFNPDLTGSLTASIGDLQKLNLLILAGCGFTGSVPKEIGNLAQLTFLALNSNNFSGDIPPSLGKLTELYWLDLSDNQIRGSLPVSNGSQPGLDLLLKAKHFHFNKNQLSGPISEQLFNSSMVLIHILLDGNQITGKIPDSITQVSNLEVLRLDRNKLSGPVPSKINSLTKLSELHLANNALNGAVPDLTGLTSLNYVDLSNNAFDLSEPPKWFSTIESLTTLVMENGNLRGPLPTKLFSFPELQQVKLKGNLLNGTLDLGNSISQQLQLVDLQNNQISSVNLGPGYTNPLILVGNPVCNGSLSSTEFCQLHQALKTPPYSTSLAKNCKPCPTNQRFSPASCDCVFPYEGKFIFRAPSFRDVTNATLFGKLESDLWSKLGLEPGSVSLDSPEFDKDDYLQVELALFPSSRKYFSRPEISRFGFNLTNQTFKPPHEFGPYLFKAVPYEFQGTGGTKIGIGVIVGIAVGSFILLLALAGVAIYAIRQKKRAEEAIELNKPFASWAPSGKDSGGAPILKGARWFSYEELKKCTNNFSDTNEIGSGGYGKVYRGILTGQEIAIKRAQQGSMQGAQEFKTEIELLSRVHHKNLVGLVGFCFEQGEQMLVYEFMPNGTLRESLSARSGIYLDWKRRLRIALGSARGLAYLHELANPPIIHRDIKTTNILLDANLTAKVADFGLSKLVQDAEKGHVSTQVKGTLGYLDPEYYMTQQLTEKSDVYSFGVVMLELITARQPIEKGKYIVREVRMAMNKTDAHHYGLSEIMDPSIKNIGHLIGFANFLELAMRCVEETAAERPTMGDCVKEIEAILQNDGVATDSATSSATDFGASKGVPRHPYNESLPRKDITDSESFEYSGGISATIEPK, from the exons ATGGCCGCAATTCAGCTGCTCATCTTTCTGTTATTCTGTTCTACACCAGAACTTCTAGTTCATTCAATTACAGATGGCAGTGATG TTGCTGTGCTCCAATCTTTGAAGAATAATTGGGAGAACTCACCACCAAATTGGAACTCAGATGATCCTTGTGGTACTCAGTGGGATGGCGTTGGCTGCACTGGTTCAAGGGTTACTTCACT GGGATTATCCAGCATGAACCTCAAAGGTAGACTGAGTGGTGACATTGGAGGACTCTCTGAATTGAGATCATT GGACTTATCGTTCAACCCTGACCTGACCGGTTCTCTCACAGCAAGTATAGGAGACCTGCAAAAGCTCAACCTTCT GATCCTAGCTGGCTGTGGTTTCACCGGTAGCGTACCAAAAGAAATAGGCAATCTAGCACAACTGACCTTCTT GGCATTGAATTCGAACAACTTCAGCGGGGATATACCTCCTAGCTTGGGTAAACTCACCGAACTTTACTGGTTGGATCTGTCAGATAATCAGATCAGAGGATCTCTCCCGGTCTCAAACGGTAGTCAACCAGGCTTGGATCTTCTCCTCAAGGCAAAGCACTT TCATTTCAACAAAAACCAGCTATCCGGTCCCATCTCTGAACAGCTTTTCAACTCCAGTATGGTTCTGATACACAT ATTATTAGACGGGAACCAAATAACCGGGAAGATCCCAGACTCAATTACACAGGTTTCAAATCTTGAGGTTCT TCGACTTGATAGAAATAAACTGAGCGGTCCAGTACCATCAAAGATTAATAGTCTCACAAAACTTAGCGAACT GCATTTAGCAAACAATGCTCTGAATGGTGCAGTACCTGATCTAACTGGTTTGACTTCACTCAACTATGT GGACTTGAGTAACAATGCTTTCGATTTATCAGAACCTCCAAAGTGGTTTTCTACAATTGAATCTCTTACCACTCT AGTAATGGAAAATGGGAATCTTCGGGGTCCTTTGCCAACAAAGCTATTCAGCTTTCCGGAGTTACAACAAGT GAAGCTGAAGGGGAATCTACTTAATGGCACTCTAGATTTGGGCAACAGCATCAGCCAACAACTACAGCTTGTTGATTTGCAGAACAACCAGATTAGCTCCGTAAATCTAGGCCCTGGATACACAAACCCTCTAAT ACTTGTAGGAAACCCGGTATGCAACGGTAGTCTTTCAAGTACAGAATTCTGTCAGCTTCATCAAGCATTGAAAACACCACCCTACAGCACCAGCCTGGCGAAAAATTGTAAACCCTGTCCTACTAATCAAAGGTTCAGCCCTGCAAGTTGTGATTGTGTCTTTCCATATGAAGGGAAATTTATTTTCAGAGCACCATCCTTTCGTGATGTGACAAATGCCACTTTGTTCGGCAAACTGGAAAGCGATCTGTGGTCGAAACTTGGCCTAGAACCTGGTAGTGTGTCCCTCGACAGTCCAGAATTCGATAAAGATGACTACCTTCAAGTGGAGTTggctctctttccttcttctcgCAAGTATTTTAGCAGACCCGAGATATCGAGGTTTGGGTTTAATCTCACCAACCAAACATTTAAGCCTCCTCACGAGTTTGGGCCATACTTGTTCAAAGCAGTTCCTTATGAATTTCAAG GTACAGGAGGGACTAAAATAGGCATTGGAGTGATTGTTGGAATAGCAGTTGGCAGTTTTATTCTGCTCCTTGCCCTTGCTGGAGTGGCAATCTATGCCATCCGGCAAAAGAAGCGGGCAGAAGAAGCAATTGAATTAAATAAACCATTTG CATCCTGGGCTCCAAGTGGTAAAGATAGCGGTGGTGCCCCGATATTGAAGGGGGCCAGATGGTTTTCATACGAAGAATTAAAAAAATGCACCAACAATTTCTCGGACACCAACGAAATTGGATCAGGGGGATACGGGAAA GTTTATAGAGGAATACTCACTGGCCAAGAGATTGCAATCAAAAGAGCTCAGCAGGGATCAATGCAGGGGGCGCAAGAGTTCAAAACTGAAATTGAGTTGCTTTCAAGGGTTCATCACAAGAACCTTGTTGGCCTTGTGGGATTCTGTTTTGAGCAGGGAGAACAAATGCTGGTCTATGAGTTTATGCCTAATGGGACACTAAGAGAGAGTTTGTCAG CGAGATCCGGCATTTATTTGGACTGGAAAAGAAGACTTCGGATCGCTCTGGGCTCCGCTAGAGGACTGGCATATCTTCATGAGCTTGCTAATCCACCCATAATTCACAGAGATATCAAGACTACCAATATCCTTCTAGATGCAAATTTAACTGCCAAAGTTGCAGATTTTGGCCTGTCAAAGCTGGTACAAGATGCTGAAAAGGGGCATGTATCGACTCAAGTAAAAGGCACGCTG GGTTATTTGGATCCTGAATATTACATGACTCAACAATTAACAGAAAAGAGCGACGTTTACAGTTTTGGCGTAGTAATGCTTGAGCTGATAACAGCTAGACAGCCAATAGAAAAGGGCAAGTACATTGTTCGAGAAGTAAGGATGGCAATGAATAAGACTGACGCACATCACTATGGCCTATCGGAGATAATGGATCCCAGTATCAAAAATATTGGACACCTTATAGGTTTTGCAAATTTTCTGGAATTGGCAATGAGATGTGTTGAAGAAACTGCGGCAGAGCGTCCAACAATGGGCGACTGTGTAAAAGAGATTGAAGCTATTTTACAAAATGATGGGGTGGCCACAGACTCCGCTAcatcatctgcaacagattttGGAGCTTCAAAGGGAGTTCCCCGCCATCCTTACAATGAATCTCTACCAAGAAAAGATATCACTGACAGTGAATCTTTTGAATACAGTGGTGGAATCTCAGCAACAATAGAGCCGAAATAG